A single Lolium perenne isolate Kyuss_39 chromosome 6, Kyuss_2.0, whole genome shotgun sequence DNA region contains:
- the LOC139832428 gene encoding uncharacterized protein: MFPELVDRCSKQAMEDQYMEDIAFGARFDDTDDEEKNENDDSLVLADYEGEDLPTIEWNRENPQLVEGTVFQTMMDCRNAITTYHILTKNNFEVVKSEPGRFTIKCPYPRCRFRLHASTMRRSSLVQVKKNKEIHRCPPLGGEPELKTKLAKTRWLADIILDWLREDPSLGPTALVKKVVEKYKMEVPYMRMFYAKEMALDKINGPWNESFQLLYTFKAEVEMASPGSVVAIDKHTVPYKLKSGKVMHKECFRRAFVCFKACWKGFLDGCRPYLAVDASALHGRFKGQLVAATAVDGHNWMFPVAYGVLEVESQESWTWFLQNLRDLIGHPPGLVIHTDACKGLETAVEAVFPGVEHRECMRHLVQNFTKKFKGKVFTDNLWPASYTCSSRKHLFHLDVLYKQKPGVKEYLDEHHGRVWSRSQFNEICKVDYVTSNLAESFNSKVKSLKGLMLWQIFDKIRQMIMIKIDLRQRIASTNYVGHLMLPSLIKSLHERAKQLRMQCVRKGMEAEVTYTDSQNRQWRYPVSLVDRTCHCRGWQIRGIPCIHALFFMSVIGGEDGEHML, translated from the exons atgtttcctgaattggtagatcgatgcagtaagcaggcaatggaggatcaatacatggaagatattgcttttggtgccagatttgatgacactgatgatgaagagaagaatgagaatgatgacagcctcgttttagccgattacgaaggtgaagacttgcctacaattgagtggaacagggagaatccccagcttgtagaaggcaccgtgtttcaaacgatgatggactgccgtaatgcaattactacatatcacattctcactaagaataattttgaggttgttaaaagtgagccaggtaggttcacaattaaatgcccatacccaaggtgtaggtttaggctgcatgcatccacaatgcgcagaagcagcttggttcag gtaaagaagaataaggagatccataggtgtccacctctagggggagagccagagctgaaaacaaagctagcgaagactaggtggttggcagatataatcctagattggctgagagaagatccttcacttggtccaacagcactcgtaaaaaaggtggttgagaagtataaaatggaagtaccttacatgaggatgttctatgcaaaggaaatggctcttgacaagatcaatggtccatggaatgaaagctttcagttgctttacactttcaaagctgaagtggagatggctagtccaggcagtgttgtagcgatagacaagcatacagttccctacaaattgaaaagcgggaaggtaatgcacaaggaatgtttcagaagggcttttgtttgtttcaaagcttgctggaaaggctttttggacggttgcaggccttatttggccgtggatgcatcagctcttcatggcaggtttaaaggacagctagttgctgctactgcagttgatggacataattggatgttccctgttgcttatggggttttggaggttgagtcacaggaaagttggacttggtttctgcagaatttgcgcgatcttataggtcatccaccaggacttgttatccacacagacgcttgcaaaggtttggagactgcggtagaagcagtattccctggagtggagcatagggaatgtatgcgacacttggtacagaattttacaaagaaattcaagggtaaagtttttactgacaacctatggccagcttcatacacatgcagctctaggaagcatctgtttcatttggatgtgttgtataaacaaaaacctggggtgaaggagtacttggatgaacatcatggtagggtgtggtcaagaagccaattcaatgaaatttgcaaggtagactatgtaacaagtaaccttgcggagagtttcaattcaaaggtcaagtcattgaaagggcttatgctgtggcaaatatttgataagattaggcagatgatcatgataaagatcgatctgcgtcaaagaattgcatccacaaattatgttggccatctcatgctcccatctttgattaagtctttgcatgagagggcaaaacaattgaggatgcaatgcgtcagaaaaggaatggaggctgaggtaacctacactgacagtcaaaacaggcagtggaggtatccagtgagtttggttgataggacatgccattgtaggggatggcagatccgtgggataccctgcatacacgcattgtttttcatgagtgttatagggggtgaagatggtgaa catatgctatga